The nucleotide window GATGCTTGGGACCAGAAGATGCAGGAGGCTGACCGCGAGTACTTCCTGAACTCCCCGGCGGGCTTGCTGAACATTGCCGAGAACTATGTGGGGCTGCCGTACGAAGAAGTAGTCTGAGGTTCTGTGCTGCCTGTGCTGGCCCCATCGCCGGCAAGCCAGCTCCCACAGGTACTGCACATGACTTGAATACGATGCGGTCAACGTGGGAGCTGGCTTGCCGGCGATCACGGGCGAAGCCCGTGCCATGCAAACCTTGCCTACTGGGCCAGCAACGCCTCCATCTCCCGGTACTCTCGCTGACGCGCATGCTCCAGCGCGGTGACCCCATCCTTGTCGGCAATGTGCCGGTCCGCCCCCGCCGCCAGCAGCCGGCGCACAATCTCCACATGCCGCGGTCCGCCATCCCCCAGGATCACTGCCTCCATAAGCGCGGTCCAGTGCAGGCGGTTCAGGTGGTTCACGTCCACCCCGGCATCGATCAGCATCTGCACCGTCTCGACATGGCCGCGCTCGGCCGCAGGGATCAACGCAGTCCCCCCGTAGCGGTTGGTGCTCTTGAGGTTGGCACCGTGGCTCAGGATCAGCCGCAGGATATCGTTCAGGCCTCGGGCGCCGGCATACAGATAAGGGCTGTCATCGATATTGTCTTTGGCGTTCACGTCGGCACCGGCCTGGATCAGTGCTTGCGCCGCCGCCACCTGGTTGCCGTGGGTGGCCACCAGCAGGGCAGTGCGCCCCTGCTCATCACGGCTTTCCAGCCGGGCACCTTCTGTCAGCAACTGTTGCAGGGTGCGCACGTCGTCCTGGCGGGCGGCGTTGTGCAGGCGGTTGTCCATGGTGGTGTTCTCGGCGTGGGCGGCAAGGCTGGTGAGCAGGGCGAACAGCATGGTTGTGAGTGATCTACGCATGGAGTGGCTCCTGATTGACCTGCCTGCATCCTAGAAAAATCGCACAAAGTCTTGAAGTTAAGTTTGCGCATGACCGACAGTGGTCTGCTGAATAGACAAAGCAGGAAGCAAAACGATGAAGTTCTCCACATCGCTGATGAGCGCGCTGTGCCTGGCGATCGCGAGTGGGTGGGCCTGTGCCGAGCAAGTGTTGCCCGCGCCACCCGAACTGGCCTCCGGCTACCGCACTGGCCTGCAGCCGGTGCACGCCAGCCGGCATATGGCCGCCGCTGCCAACCCGCTGGCCACCGAAGCGGGGCGGGCGATGCTGCGTGACGGTGGCAGCGCCATCGACGCGGCCATCGCCATGCAAATGGTGCTGACCTTGGTAGAGCCGCAATCCAGCGGCATCGGTGGTGGGGCTTTTATCCTCTACTGGGACGGCAAACGTGTTCAGGCTTTCGACGGCCGCGAGGCAGCCCCGGCGCAGGTAACGGAGCAACTGTTCTTGCAAGCCAATGGTTCACCGATGCCGTTCAGGTCGGCGCAGATCGGCGGGCGCTCAGTGGGTGTGCCGGGGGTACTGCGCGCGCTGAAACTGGCTCACGAGCAGCACGGCAAGCTGCCTTGGCAGCAACTCTTTGCCCCGGCCATCGCGTTGGCACGTAACGGTTTCCCCGTTTCCGAACGCCTCCACACCCTGGTGGCGGGCGACCCGTATATCGCCCGGTCACCGGCCATGGCGCGCTACTTCCTGGATAAAAACGGCAAGCCGCTGCCGGTGGGCACGAGGTTGCGCAACCCTGAACTTGCGCAAACGTTCGAGCAGATTGCCGCGCACGGGCCCCAGGCGTTCTACACCGGTGAAATCGCCGGGGCCATCGTGGCCAAGGTGCGCAGCCATACCAATGCCGGTTACCTGTCGTTGCAGGACCTTGAGCAGTACACCGCCAAAGAGCGCGAGCCGGTGTGCGGCACCTACAAGGCCTGGCGCGTCTGCGGCATGCCGCCGCCCTCGTCGGGTGGGGTGACGGTGTTGCAGACGCTGGGCATGCTTGAAGCCGTGCAGCGCGCCACGCCACAACGCGACCTGGCGGCGCTGCGGCCGTTGGCGAGCGCGTCCCCGGCAGGCCTGGAGGCACCGCCGCTGGCCGTGCACCTGATCGCCGAGGCCGAGCGCCTGGCCTACGCCGACCGCGCTCAGTACCTGGCCGACAGTGATTACGTGCCGGTCCCGGTCAAGGCCCTGACCGACCCCGCCTACCTGGCCCGCCGAGCAGCGCAGATCGGCGAGCACAGCATGAAGCGCGCTCGCCCTGGCCAGCCGCAAGGCGCCGACCTGGCCCTGGCACCCGATCGCTCGCCTTTGCGCGTTTCCACTTCGCACCTCAGCGCAGTGGATGACAATGGTCAGGCACTGGCCATGACCACCTCGGTGGAGGCCGCGTTCGGTTCGCACCTGATGGTCAAGGGCTTCCTGCTCAACAATCATCTGACGGACTTCTCGTTCATCCCCCGGGAACACGGCAAGCCCGTGGCCAATCGGGTGCAGCCGGGCAAGCGGCCACTGTCAGCGATGGCGCCGACGCTGGTGTTTTCGCGGGCCTCTGGCGAGCTTGTGGCCAGCCTTGGTTCGCCAGGGGGCTCGCAGATCATTGGCTACGTGAACAAGGCGCTGATCGGCTTGCTGGATTGGCAGCTCGACCCGCAGCAGGCGGCCGGCCTGCCCAACTTCGGCAGCCGCAATGCCGGCACTGAAGTGGAAGCCGGGCTGGCCAGCCAATCGCTGATCCGCCAATTGGCAGCCTGGGGCCATGAGGTCACGCCGATGACCATGACCAGCGGCATGCAGATCATCCAGCGCAGCGGCGATGGCTGGTCCGGTGGCGCCGACCCTCGGCGGGAAGGTGTGGCCCTTGGCGACTAGCCGTGATAGAACGCAGTCTTGCCATTCCGCAGTTGAATACCAAGATGTCTATCAGCGTGAAATCGAATAGAGCCCTGTTCGACCTCGACCTGCTACGCGCCATTGTGGTGGTGGCCGATTGCGGTAGCTTCACCACGGCGGCGGCGCGCCTGCACTCGACCCAATCGACCATCAGCCAGAAGGTGCGCCGCCTGGAAGACATGGTCGGCCATCGCCTGTTGGTGCGGGGTAACCGCGATGTGCTACCAACCGACGCCGGGCAGACCTTGCTCGGCTACGCGCGGCACATGCTGGCGCTGAATGACCAGATGCTCGAAGCCCTGGCCGGGGCGATGGTCGGCACCACCGTACGCCTGGGCGTGCCCGAGGACTTCGTTGGCGGGCGCACAACCAATGCGCTGTCGGCCTTCAGCCGGCTGCACCCGCAAGTGAAACTGGAAGTGACCAGCGGCCTGTGCCGCGACCTCAGCCAAGCCTACGACAACGGTGAACTCGACTTGGTGCTGCTCAAGCAGCGGCGCAACACCCGGGAGGGCGTGGCTTGCTGGCCCGAGCGCCTGCAATGGATCGACAGTGCGCGCACCCCCGCCTTCGAGCTGGACCCGATCCCGCTGGTTACCTTCCCGCCGCGCGGCTTGTACCGCGAGGACATGATCAACGCTATCGAAAGCATGGGCCGGCGCTGGCGCATCAGTTTCACCAGTTCCAGCCTCAGCGGTATCCAGGCGGCAGTTGCCGATGGCATGGGCATCAGCCTGCTGCCACCAAGGGCAGCCACGGGTGAGCACCGGGTGCTGGGGGCAGGGCAGGGGCTACCGGAGGTCGACAGCTATGAAATCGTCATCGTCCACCGGCCGACAGCGGATGTGATGGTCAAGGCGTTGGCCGAGGTCATGACGCAACTGCTGGCGGGCGGCGGGATCTGACACGGCCTTACGAACTGACGCGGTCTTTGTGGGGGCGCCCCGGCAGGGCCGCTCCCACAGAAGATCGAGTCGGCCGAGGGTGGATGGGTCAGGCGCAAGCCGCCGCCAGGCGTGGCGACAGGTGAATGCCGGCAATCATGCAGCGCACCGAGCCGCCGGCCATCTCAATGGTCGGCACGTCCAGTGGCACCAGCCGCGCCGAGCGCTCGATGCGCCGGCGTTGCTCGCTGGTCAGGCTGTCGAAGGCCTTGCGTGACAGCGCCAGAATACGCCCGTCACGCCCGGACAGTTCGATGGCATTACCGGCAAACTGGCCGATCTGCTGGTTGCTCAAGTCAATCACATCGCGGCCCGATTCGATCAGCCGCATGCGCACTTCCTCGGCCCGCGCCTTGTTGGTGAACGTGCCAAAACCCACCAGTGCAAACTCGGTCGCCACGCACATCAGTACGTTGGTGTGGTAGATCGGCGTGCCTTGCTCGTCGGCAGTGTCGAATACCATCGGCTCGAAGTTGAAGTGCGTGCTGAAGCGCTCCAGGGCAATCGGGTCGGCACGGTTGGAGCGTGCGGTGTAAGCCACCCGCGACAGGTGGTCGAATACCATGGCGCCGGTCCCTTCGAGGAACAGCTCGTCCTGCTCCAGCCCTGAATAATCGATTACATCCTGCACGCGGTACTCATTCTTGAGCATCTCGATCACATCGGCGCGCCGCTCGCGGCGGCGGTTGCGCGAGTACATCGAGTAGATCGCGATATGCCCACCGGGGTGGGTCGAGAACCAGTTGTTGGGGAACACCGAGTCCGGGGTGTTGTGCTCGCCAAAATCGTCGAACAGGTGTACGCGTACGCCTTCGGCCTCGAGGCGGCCGACGGCCTGGGTGACTTCATCACGGGCAACCTCGGCGAGCGCCTGTGCGGCGAGGCTGGGGTTGCTGCGCTGGAATGAGTTGTCGGCTGCGGTTTCCGGGTTGGGGGTGAACGCATGTGGCCTGACCATGACCACTGCTGCAGGTGCTTGAATCGAACGCGTCGGGAATGCCATCTGGAAGTACCGGGTAGGAAGCGGGGTTAGGCAACGCGTCGGATGCGGCTTTTGGCAGCGCGGCCGCGGGTGTGGCTGAACAGGTCTTTCGGGTCGTCTTCCACCCATGGCACCAGGTCGATCTTCGTGCCCATGCCGCGCTTTTCGGCCTGCTGTAGTACGTAACGTAGTACGGTGTAGTCTTCCAGGGCGAAGCCCACCGAGTCGAATACGGTGACCTGGCTGTCGCTCTGGCGCCCCTCGGTCTCGCCGCGCAGCACACGCCACAGGTCAACCACCGGGAAGTCAGCGGGCAGCTGCTGGATGTCCCCTTCGATACGGGTTTGCGGCTCGTACTCGACGAACACCCGGGCGTTGCGCAGCACATCGGCGTGCAGTTCGGTCTTGCCCGGGCAGTCTCCCCCCACGGCATTCAGGTGCATGCCGGGTTCGAGCATGTCAGGGGTGATGATGGTGGCGTAGGCCTTGTCGGCAGTGACCGTGGTGATGATGTCCACGCCTTTCACCGCCTCGGCCACCGAGCCGGCCCGGCGAATGGTGAGGCCGCTGTATTCCTTGAGGTTGGCAATCAGCTTGGCGGTGGCCAGCGGGTCGGTGTCGTAGGCGATGATTTCTTCGATGCCCAGGTGCTTGTGGAAGGCCAGCGCCTGGAATTCGCTTTGCGCGCCGTTGCCGATCAGCGCCATCTTGCGCGAGTTCGGTCGGGCCAGTGCCTGGGCTGCCATCAGCGAGGTAGCCGCAGTGCGCAGGGCGGTGGCAATGGTCAGTTCGGACAGCAACACCGGGTAGCCGGTTTCGACATCGGCCAATACGCCGAAGGCCATCACGGTATGCAGGTCACGCGCGGTGTTGGCCGGGTGGCCGTTGACGTATTTGAAGGCGTAGCGGCTGTTGTCGGCGACCGGCATCAGTTCGATCACACCCACTTCCGAATGGCTGGCAACCCGTGCGGATTTATCAAACTCCTGCCAGCGTTTGAAGTCTTCACGAATGGCCGCAGCCAGCTCGCCTATGAACGGCGCTACGCCAATGTCGTGCACCAAGTCCGACATGGTTGGAACATCAATGAAATACGTCATGCTCTTGCACCTTGTTATTGTGCGCTGCCCTCTGGATATTGCAGGGTGAGCGCTTAGGATTATCGAAGTGTCGCCGGCTCGAATATTTTGATGAAAGGTTGCGTCAACAGGAAGAATGCAGGTTGCCAGTTTCGCCAACTTTCTAGACAATCTGCCACCCCAAAGTAGCAATCTGATTATTTGGCAGGCATATGGACACTATCGATCGGGAACTGATTGCGCTGTTGCGGGACAATGCACGTACCCCCGTGCTGACCTTGGCAAAAAAACTCAAGGTGGCCAGGGCAACGGTGCAAAACCGCATCACTCGCCTCGAAGAGCAGGGCGTGATCATCGGCTACACGGTACGCTTGCGCTCCGATGCGCTGGACCAGGGCGTGCGGGCGATCACCAGCATCGGCATCAGCGGCCACCACGCCGCAGAGGTCAAGCACGCGCTGCGTGGGCACCCCAACGTGGTGGCCATTCATACCACCAATGGCCGCTGGGACCTGATGGCAGAGCTGCGCGCAGACACCCTTGAAGCGTTCGACCGGGCGCTTAACACCATTCGCTCCATCCCGCACATCGAGAATACCGAGACCAGCATCCTGCTCTCCACCTACAAGATGTGACCGCTGGGTCAGGCCTTTTGACAGGCGCATTGCGCAAACTGTCACCCAGGCTTTCCACAGTGCAAAAAATCCCTTGGGCTGTGCGCATTCTGTAGCGTTCCGCTTGGCCCGGGCCACTGGCAGAATGAAACTGTTTCCGTGCAACGGTACACGGCGCACCACCCAAGGTGCGTTTCAAACAATAAAATAGCCCGCAGCGAAGTTGCGTCGGGCGTGAGTGTCCGTTTTCGTTATTACCTGCGCTTTTATCATTTTCAATGACAGTGAACTTGCACCTTGGTGCCAATTAAATGGTGCGGCGCGGGGCGCTGAAGTTTTACCAAAAAAGAATAAGAGGTCGACTATGCATCAAACGTGCAATGCGCAAAGCGCAGCTCCGCAAGAGGGCCGAGTGCTCAAGCGACGGCTGGAAAACCGACACATACAGCTTATTTCGATCAGTGGCGCCATTGGTACCGGTTTGTTCATGGGCTCGGGCAAGATCATTGCGCTGTCTGGCACTTCAATCATCCTCGTCTACGCCATCATCGGTTTTTTTGTGTTCTGCATTATGCGCGCCATGGGCGAGATGCTGCTGGCCAACCTGCAGATGGAATCGTTCGCCGACCTGGTGCACAACTACCTGGGGCCGCGGGCCGGTTACATTCTCAGCTGGTCGTACTGGCTCAGCTGGGTGGTGGC belongs to Pseudomonas putida NBRC 14164 and includes:
- a CDS encoding ornithine cyclodeaminase, translating into MTYFIDVPTMSDLVHDIGVAPFIGELAAAIREDFKRWQEFDKSARVASHSEVGVIELMPVADNSRYAFKYVNGHPANTARDLHTVMAFGVLADVETGYPVLLSELTIATALRTAATSLMAAQALARPNSRKMALIGNGAQSEFQALAFHKHLGIEEIIAYDTDPLATAKLIANLKEYSGLTIRRAGSVAEAVKGVDIITTVTADKAYATIITPDMLEPGMHLNAVGGDCPGKTELHADVLRNARVFVEYEPQTRIEGDIQQLPADFPVVDLWRVLRGETEGRQSDSQVTVFDSVGFALEDYTVLRYVLQQAEKRGMGTKIDLVPWVEDDPKDLFSHTRGRAAKSRIRRVA
- the ctlX gene encoding citrulline utilization hydrolase CtlX, whose product is MVRPHAFTPNPETAADNSFQRSNPSLAAQALAEVARDEVTQAVGRLEAEGVRVHLFDDFGEHNTPDSVFPNNWFSTHPGGHIAIYSMYSRNRRRERRADVIEMLKNEYRVQDVIDYSGLEQDELFLEGTGAMVFDHLSRVAYTARSNRADPIALERFSTHFNFEPMVFDTADEQGTPIYHTNVLMCVATEFALVGFGTFTNKARAEEVRMRLIESGRDVIDLSNQQIGQFAGNAIELSGRDGRILALSRKAFDSLTSEQRRRIERSARLVPLDVPTIEMAGGSVRCMIAGIHLSPRLAAACA
- the ggt gene encoding gamma-glutamyltransferase, producing the protein MKFSTSLMSALCLAIASGWACAEQVLPAPPELASGYRTGLQPVHASRHMAAAANPLATEAGRAMLRDGGSAIDAAIAMQMVLTLVEPQSSGIGGGAFILYWDGKRVQAFDGREAAPAQVTEQLFLQANGSPMPFRSAQIGGRSVGVPGVLRALKLAHEQHGKLPWQQLFAPAIALARNGFPVSERLHTLVAGDPYIARSPAMARYFLDKNGKPLPVGTRLRNPELAQTFEQIAAHGPQAFYTGEIAGAIVAKVRSHTNAGYLSLQDLEQYTAKEREPVCGTYKAWRVCGMPPPSSGGVTVLQTLGMLEAVQRATPQRDLAALRPLASASPAGLEAPPLAVHLIAEAERLAYADRAQYLADSDYVPVPVKALTDPAYLARRAAQIGEHSMKRARPGQPQGADLALAPDRSPLRVSTSHLSAVDDNGQALAMTTSVEAAFGSHLMVKGFLLNNHLTDFSFIPREHGKPVANRVQPGKRPLSAMAPTLVFSRASGELVASLGSPGGSQIIGYVNKALIGLLDWQLDPQQAAGLPNFGSRNAGTEVEAGLASQSLIRQLAAWGHEVTPMTMTSGMQIIQRSGDGWSGGADPRREGVALGD
- a CDS encoding ankyrin repeat domain-containing protein, encoding MRRSLTTMLFALLTSLAAHAENTTMDNRLHNAARQDDVRTLQQLLTEGARLESRDEQGRTALLVATHGNQVAAAQALIQAGADVNAKDNIDDSPYLYAGARGLNDILRLILSHGANLKSTNRYGGTALIPAAERGHVETVQMLIDAGVDVNHLNRLHWTALMEAVILGDGGPRHVEIVRRLLAAGADRHIADKDGVTALEHARQREYREMEALLAQ
- a CDS encoding LysR substrate-binding domain-containing protein — protein: MSISVKSNRALFDLDLLRAIVVVADCGSFTTAAARLHSTQSTISQKVRRLEDMVGHRLLVRGNRDVLPTDAGQTLLGYARHMLALNDQMLEALAGAMVGTTVRLGVPEDFVGGRTTNALSAFSRLHPQVKLEVTSGLCRDLSQAYDNGELDLVLLKQRRNTREGVACWPERLQWIDSARTPAFELDPIPLVTFPPRGLYREDMINAIESMGRRWRISFTSSSLSGIQAAVADGMGISLLPPRAATGEHRVLGAGQGLPEVDSYEIVIVHRPTADVMVKALAEVMTQLLAGGGI
- a CDS encoding Lrp/AsnC family transcriptional regulator, with amino-acid sequence MDTIDRELIALLRDNARTPVLTLAKKLKVARATVQNRITRLEEQGVIIGYTVRLRSDALDQGVRAITSIGISGHHAAEVKHALRGHPNVVAIHTTNGRWDLMAELRADTLEAFDRALNTIRSIPHIENTETSILLSTYKM